One Desulfobacterales bacterium genomic window, AGCGATCGGCTCCGCCTTTTTTCGTTTTTCAACCAAATATAATGATTCACATCCCCGATGGGCTTTTGCGCAAGGGATTTTGCGCACGGTTGAATGCAAGGGTAAAATATGTTAACGTGCCCATCGTGTGAGAAAATAACGACTTCGTAAAGTCCCATTTTTTGCATTCCGCCTGACCCCACGGTATCGCGGCCTATTTAGTATCCGCCTAGTTTCTCCGGGTTTGGTCGTCTTTTGCCCTCATTCACGGCTTGGGCGTTGTATTCATATTGCATTTTATGCGGGGGCATCCGAATTGTGGCTTTTTATATAAATAATAACATTGCGTTATATCTAACGCTGGCCAAATCCGTCGCATCTGCGCCGGCTGCGTGATCTTGGGATTATCTGTAGATTTCCTAAATCACCACGGAGGATAATGGAATAATGGAAAAAATTGCGAATCAGCTTGAGAATGTAGATCATGTAAAGATTTTCTTTACGGATTTGAACGGTAAGCTGATGAACTTGTCGGTTAATAAAAACAAATTAGGCAACGTGATTGAAAGCGGTGTCGGCTTTGACGGCAGCTCAATAGCCGGCCATGCAACCATTGAACACAGCGATCGATTGCTTTCCCCTGACCTGTCGACGTTAAAAAAGGTGAAACTAAACAACAAAACCATCGCTTTTTTCGTCGGGAATATTAACAATGAACAAGGCGGCGCGGCGGCTACGGATCCGCGGCATGTATTGCAACACATCGTGCAGACGGCCGAATCCGAATTCGGATTCAGATTTATTGTGGGACCCGAGCATGAATTTTTTTTACTGAACGGCGATGAGCTCGCTCTGACGGAAAAAAACGGATTTGACGGGCAGGTGCACTCGGACAAGGCTGGTTATTTCCACTCCACACCACACGATAAGGGTGAATTTGTTCGCCAGCGGATTGCCGAGGTTTTGTCGGAGTGCGGAATTGAATTCGAAAAATCGCACCATGAAGTCAGTCAATCCCAACATGAGATCAATCTGGAATGCACGGATGTTATAGAGGCGGCTGACAGAACGCTCCTTTTTACCTATGTCGCCCAAAAAGTCGCCGAGGAATACGGCTACTATATCACCTTTATGCCCAAGCCGTTCAAGGGTCAAAACCGGAATGCTTTTCATATCCATATTTCCGTTCAGGACGAACAGGGCCACAATCTTTTCTACAATAGCGATGAAGCGCAAAATTTGAGTAACCTCGCCAAACACTTCATCGGCGGGATTCTCAGATATGCACGGGAAACTTCCCTGGTAATGGCCTCTACGGTAAACTCTTATAAAGCCTACGTCGTAGAAAGGGAGGCACCCATCATAAGAGGCTGGGGTTTTAGAAATCGAAGCTCCATGCTGCGAATTCCTTATACCGCCTCCATGGA contains:
- a CDS encoding glutamine synthetase family protein, which translates into the protein MEKIANQLENVDHVKIFFTDLNGKLMNLSVNKNKLGNVIESGVGFDGSSIAGHATIEHSDRLLSPDLSTLKKVKLNNKTIAFFVGNINNEQGGAAATDPRHVLQHIVQTAESEFGFRFIVGPEHEFFLLNGDELALTEKNGFDGQVHSDKAGYFHSTPHDKGEFVRQRIAEVLSECGIEFEKSHHEVSQSQHEINLECTDVIEAADRTLLFTYVAQKVAEEYGYYITFMPKPFKGQNRNAFHIHISVQDEQGHNLFYNSDEAQNLSNLAKHFIGGILRYARETSLVMASTVNSYKAYVVEREAPIIRGWGFRNRSSMLRIPYTASMEGTRIELRSPDPAGNVYLQMATLLAMGMQGIREKLPCGEPDKGSTYKCDYGIKVWDERFLPRSFFEALVEAEKSEFLKTVLGARLYENFMALKIREWEEDRTHITSRERCKYLGV